One Bacteriovorax sp. PP10 DNA segment encodes these proteins:
- a CDS encoding phosphatase domain-containing protein, which produces MKKIILLLSLFSYSIAGLAKTIIVTDIDDTIKKANSMGGVGGLYHFLKKKPYEYTRDLFNEINAYEQIQGEETTFYYVSAAPAFTFDAPAWIKLNNFPEGPTYLKTAENGGETYAYKYRTIKAILEKELALDPDLKILFFGDNSQFDGKVYYDLKLEMKLSNSEIFIRDVSTEATVFDRDIPLVKLPGVYYFFSEMELVGNPHLLFISNKLIDGITKEYELKNLIPLYTLDTLAVRLKKICVDKHIVVTNLIVAACTVEGQLDANKYWREYYDRFKTSER; this is translated from the coding sequence ATGAAAAAAATCATTCTACTGCTTAGCTTATTCTCATATTCGATTGCGGGTCTTGCTAAGACAATTATTGTGACTGATATCGATGATACGATAAAAAAGGCCAACTCTATGGGCGGTGTAGGCGGTCTGTACCACTTTTTAAAGAAGAAGCCTTACGAGTACACTCGCGATTTATTTAATGAAATAAACGCTTATGAGCAAATTCAAGGTGAAGAGACAACTTTCTATTATGTTTCAGCTGCACCCGCTTTTACTTTCGATGCACCGGCATGGATTAAATTAAACAATTTTCCAGAAGGGCCGACCTATTTAAAAACGGCAGAAAATGGTGGAGAGACGTACGCTTATAAATACCGCACGATTAAAGCGATTCTCGAAAAAGAACTGGCCCTGGATCCTGACTTGAAAATCCTCTTCTTCGGAGACAATTCTCAATTCGATGGGAAAGTTTATTACGATCTTAAATTAGAGATGAAATTATCAAATTCAGAAATTTTTATCCGCGACGTGAGTACAGAGGCCACTGTTTTTGATCGTGACATTCCGCTAGTGAAACTTCCGGGTGTGTATTATTTCTTTTCTGAAATGGAGTTAGTTGGAAATCCCCATCTTCTTTTTATCAGCAATAAATTAATTGATGGAATTACGAAAGAGTATGAATTAAAGAATCTCATTCCACTCTACACGCTTGATACTTTGGCAGTTCGCTTGAAGAAAATTTGCGTAGACAAGCATATCGTCGTGACGAATTTGATCGTGGCCGCTTGTACAGTGGAAGGACAACTTGATGCCAATAAATACTGGCGCGAGTATTACGATCGCTTCAAGACTAGCGAGCGTTAA
- a CDS encoding ABC transporter permease, translating to MRVFLKELFFELKKNKGSMIGVIIIILATIIAIFAPLIAPHDPTHIYTEYLRLPPSFTVGGNPQFFFGTDDLGRDLMSRLIYGSQVSLSVGFAVVVISLVIGTFMGVIAGYYGGFIDKTVMRITDLIMSLPSILFAIVIVAVLGPGITNAIVAVSVVAIPNFVRIIRAQVMVEKSRQYVSAARLFGAGHFRIMFIEILPNCMAPLIVQASLGFSDGILNCAALGFLGLGAQAPMSEWGTMLSDARSYIESSPWMVTLPGLCILIVVLSFNLLGDGLRDALDPRLKKQN from the coding sequence ATGAGAGTCTTTTTAAAAGAATTATTTTTTGAACTCAAAAAAAATAAAGGGTCAATGATTGGAGTGATCATCATTATCCTGGCAACCATCATCGCCATTTTTGCGCCTTTGATTGCCCCTCACGATCCTACTCATATTTATACAGAATACCTTCGTTTGCCTCCAAGTTTTACGGTTGGTGGAAACCCTCAGTTCTTTTTTGGAACTGATGACTTAGGTCGCGATCTGATGAGCCGTTTAATTTATGGTTCACAAGTTTCACTCTCTGTAGGTTTTGCTGTTGTTGTCATCTCACTTGTTATTGGAACATTCATGGGTGTGATCGCCGGCTACTACGGTGGTTTTATCGACAAAACGGTTATGAGAATCACTGATCTCATCATGTCTCTTCCAAGTATTTTATTTGCCATCGTTATTGTTGCTGTCCTGGGACCAGGAATAACAAATGCCATCGTCGCTGTAAGTGTTGTGGCCATTCCAAATTTCGTTCGTATTATCCGCGCGCAAGTGATGGTGGAAAAAAGCCGTCAGTACGTTTCAGCAGCAAGACTTTTTGGTGCAGGACATTTCAGAATTATGTTCATTGAAATCCTTCCCAACTGTATGGCCCCATTAATTGTTCAGGCCTCTCTAGGGTTCAGTGATGGAATCTTAAACTGTGCGGCCCTGGGATTTTTAGGATTAGGAGCACAAGCTCCCATGTCTGAATGGGGAACGATGCTCTCGGATGCCAGAAGTTATATTGAAAGCTCTCCGTGGATGGTGACACTTCCAGGGTTATGTATATTGATTGTTGTTTTATCGTTTAACCTTTTAGGTGATGGATTAAGAGACGCTCTTGACCCACGCTTAAAGAAGCAGAATTAA
- a CDS encoding ABC transporter permease: MKYILKKLLDMIPTMIGISLVCFFMIRMIPGDPVLNLIGERGADPARYLEMKKSLGLDLPITEQYWVYIKKTLQGDLGNSIISNNTVWSEFTERFPATVELGMVGLFFAIVIGIPLGIFAAIKRNSFFDYFLMSSSLIGYSMPIFWWGLILILVFSVKLGITPVSGRIDFIYDIPTFTGLYIIDTLRPAVVSSEGFAPFISALKHLILPSLALGTIPLAVIARMTRSSMLEVLNEDYMRTARAKGMSRKRVIFIHALRNALVPIVTTIALLFGSIITGAILTETIFSWPGIGKWIVASITARDYPVIQGGVLIISFIIVLTNVLVDVIYYFLNPKMRS, from the coding sequence ATGAAATATATCTTAAAAAAATTATTGGATATGATCCCGACCATGATCGGGATCAGTCTGGTTTGTTTCTTCATGATTCGTATGATCCCGGGAGATCCTGTACTTAACCTTATTGGTGAGCGCGGTGCTGATCCTGCACGCTATCTTGAAATGAAGAAATCTCTAGGCCTTGATCTTCCTATTACAGAACAATACTGGGTTTATATCAAAAAGACTCTTCAAGGAGATCTTGGAAACTCGATCATTTCAAACAACACTGTCTGGAGTGAATTCACTGAGCGTTTTCCCGCGACAGTAGAGCTTGGTATGGTGGGATTATTTTTCGCCATCGTCATCGGAATCCCATTGGGGATCTTTGCGGCCATTAAAAGAAACAGCTTCTTTGATTATTTTTTAATGAGCTCATCTTTAATCGGTTACTCAATGCCGATTTTCTGGTGGGGTTTAATTCTTATTTTAGTTTTCTCGGTAAAACTTGGAATCACTCCGGTTTCCGGAAGAATTGATTTCATCTACGACATTCCGACTTTCACAGGTCTTTATATCATCGATACTCTTCGCCCTGCAGTTGTTTCAAGCGAAGGGTTCGCTCCTTTTATCAGCGCTCTTAAACATCTTATCCTGCCTTCGCTTGCCCTGGGGACTATTCCTCTGGCCGTTATCGCACGTATGACAAGATCGAGCATGCTGGAAGTTTTAAACGAAGATTATATGAGAACGGCCAGAGCAAAAGGTATGAGTCGAAAGCGTGTGATCTTTATTCACGCTCTAAGAAATGCCCTTGTCCCGATTGTGACAACCATCGCTCTTTTATTCGGATCCATTATCACCGGTGCGATTTTAACTGAAACCATTTTCAGCTGGCCTGGAATTGGTAAGTGGATCGTGGCCAGTATCACGGCCCGTGACTATCCGGTCATTCAAGGCGGAGTTTTAATTATTTCTTTCATCATCGTTTTGACTAACGTGTTAGTAGACGTGATTTATTATTTCCTCAACCCAAAGATGAGGTCATAA
- a CDS encoding ABC transporter ATP-binding protein, translating into MSAPILEVKKLDKTFDIKKMFKKPLHLKALSDINFELGPEETLGIVGESGCGKSTLAKVLTKLEAPTNGSIELLNKNYNDYDSKEFHSLIQMVFQDPYQSLNPRKKAFDIIADPLRINTNKTEAEIKELVYAMMKKVGLREEFGSRYPHHFSGGQRQRLGIARALMLRPRVLILDEPVSALDVSIQAQVLNLLLELQKEFSLSYLFISHDLSVIQHISDRILVMYLGRIVEYGSRDEIFNNPKHPYTKILLESAPKIVVPETHPTRVETELSEAPSALYLPKGCAFAPRCPDRTDICLQSVPPLESKSKRMVACFNAR; encoded by the coding sequence ATGAGTGCTCCCATTTTAGAAGTCAAAAAATTAGATAAGACCTTTGATATCAAAAAGATGTTTAAGAAGCCTCTGCACTTAAAAGCACTTTCCGATATCAATTTCGAACTAGGCCCTGAAGAGACATTAGGAATCGTTGGAGAATCTGGTTGTGGAAAAAGTACGCTTGCAAAAGTGTTAACCAAACTTGAAGCTCCTACCAACGGAAGTATCGAACTCTTAAATAAGAATTATAATGATTACGATTCAAAAGAGTTTCACTCTCTGATTCAAATGGTTTTCCAGGATCCATACCAATCATTGAATCCAAGAAAAAAAGCTTTCGATATTATCGCTGATCCACTTCGCATCAACACCAATAAGACTGAAGCTGAAATTAAAGAACTCGTTTATGCCATGATGAAAAAAGTTGGTTTACGAGAAGAGTTCGGCAGCCGCTACCCTCACCATTTCAGTGGAGGTCAGCGCCAGAGACTTGGGATCGCGCGCGCTTTAATGTTGCGTCCACGCGTTTTAATTTTAGATGAGCCTGTGTCGGCCCTTGATGTTTCTATTCAAGCTCAGGTTTTAAATTTATTACTGGAGCTACAAAAAGAATTTTCACTTTCGTATTTATTTATTTCTCACGACCTTTCTGTTATTCAACATATCTCAGACCGCATTTTAGTTATGTACCTGGGAAGAATCGTTGAATACGGAAGCCGCGATGAAATTTTCAATAACCCCAAACACCCGTACACAAAAATACTTCTAGAGAGTGCTCCTAAGATTGTGGTACCGGAAACTCACCCCACAAGAGTGGAAACAGAATTAAGTGAGGCCCCTTCAGCACTATACCTGCCAAAAGGATGTGCTTTTGCTCCACGCTGTCCCGACCGTACAGACATTTGTCTCCAGTCGGTTCCACCGCTGGAAAGTAAATCAAAAAGAATGGTTGCTTGTTTTAACGCTCGCTAG
- a CDS encoding 2Fe-2S iron-sulfur cluster-binding protein → MSITHKVTLKPEGRVVEVEEGKNLLEALRATDTYIKSSCGGHATCTDCIIKIVSGEDNVTPPPFEELKLLGNVFHITKERLACQTCVTGPVTIDIAKHDKATDEEKLKNKTSNFSKKKVKTSVRKESDIVKIREERVAEHEKFEAEQKQKNDEWKGHWTKEKGDVDPSAMPKRLGGGKRPKYFNTDKVDYENDTYTRPLSADKQKMRDERLAKEAQEKKDKRADKEFAQKSKEIPASDKEFTKFRK, encoded by the coding sequence ATGTCAATCACTCACAAAGTTACGTTAAAACCAGAAGGCCGTGTTGTTGAAGTAGAAGAAGGAAAAAACCTTCTTGAAGCACTTCGTGCGACTGATACATACATTAAATCAAGCTGTGGTGGACACGCGACGTGTACTGATTGCATTATTAAAATCGTTTCAGGTGAAGACAATGTCACTCCACCGCCATTTGAAGAATTAAAACTTCTTGGAAACGTGTTTCACATTACGAAAGAGCGTCTTGCTTGCCAGACTTGTGTAACAGGACCTGTGACAATTGATATTGCAAAACACGATAAAGCGACTGATGAAGAGAAGTTAAAGAATAAAACGTCTAACTTTTCAAAAAAAAAGGTCAAAACTTCGGTAAGAAAAGAATCTGATATTGTAAAAATCAGAGAAGAAAGAGTCGCTGAACACGAAAAGTTCGAAGCTGAACAAAAGCAAAAGAACGATGAGTGGAAAGGTCACTGGACGAAAGAAAAAGGTGATGTTGACCCAAGTGCAATGCCAAAGAGACTTGGTGGTGGGAAGCGTCCAAAGTACTTCAACACTGATAAGGTAGACTACGAAAACGACACTTATACGCGTCCATTGTCTGCAGATAAACAAAAAATGAGAGATGAGCGTCTTGCCAAAGAAGCTCAAGAAAAGAAAGATAAGAGAGCGGATAAAGAATTTGCTCAAAAGAGCAAAGAGATTCCAGCTTCTGATAAGGAATTTACTAAGTTTAGAAAATAG
- the pnp gene encoding polyribonucleotide nucleotidyltransferase, which yields MNENKKEYKLTYGGKEVTIETGRLAKQADGSVLVSCNGTQVLVAVCSARELKDGQDFFPLLVEYQEKFYGAGKFLGGFIKRENRPSTAEILTCRIIDRGLRPMFPSDYMFDTVVTCSVLSYNENGDPEVLAGLGASAAIAISDIPFSASLGTLKVGRIDGKLVINPAFSEWEKSDIEIAITASKDAILMVEGEAKIVPEKEVLEAINFGHEQIRTFCAVVDQMQKEVGKKKRTYTSAEANVTLSAKVKADFTTTARAALGINDKMERQAAVRALNKAVADQIKLDPAAFGLKDDKGASKEAYKAVDGLLYDMMRADILDEGKRIAGRKLDEVRKIETEVSILNHPHGSSLFTRGETQVMATVTVGGSLGDQMQDRITGLSYSKFYLHYNFPGFSVGEAKGSRGAGRRELGHGNLAERALKAVMPSQEDFAYTTRIVCEVLESNGSSSMGSVCSGSMAMMDAGIPIVNPVAGIAMGLITDGKRYKILTDILGDEDHLGDLDFKVAGTKDGVTAIQMDIKITGLTPQIIEDAIGQAYKGRMTILAEMAKTIGSSREGFKPGVPTIMTVMIPTDKIGALIGPGGKNIKKLQEGFAVTIEITEEGMVKVLGSDTEVLKTAIATINMQINGPEIGSVYEARVDSIKEYGAFVEIGNGVSGLVHVSEMSDERVQNPADFISEGDMIKVKVMEIDKMGRIKLSAKAVESLKKKEGK from the coding sequence ATGAACGAAAACAAAAAAGAGTACAAACTCACTTACGGTGGCAAAGAAGTCACAATCGAGACTGGAAGACTTGCAAAACAAGCTGACGGTTCAGTTCTTGTAAGCTGTAACGGAACACAAGTTCTAGTTGCTGTTTGCTCGGCAAGAGAATTAAAAGACGGACAAGATTTCTTTCCTCTTTTAGTTGAATACCAAGAAAAATTTTACGGAGCAGGTAAATTCTTAGGTGGATTCATTAAACGTGAAAACCGCCCATCGACTGCAGAAATTTTAACTTGTAGAATTATCGACCGCGGTCTTCGCCCGATGTTCCCAAGTGACTACATGTTCGACACTGTAGTGACATGTTCAGTTCTTTCATACAACGAAAACGGTGACCCTGAAGTTCTAGCTGGATTAGGAGCTTCTGCTGCTATCGCTATTTCAGACATTCCATTCTCAGCTTCTCTAGGAACATTAAAAGTTGGCCGTATTGACGGTAAACTTGTGATCAACCCAGCTTTCTCTGAATGGGAAAAATCAGATATCGAAATCGCTATCACTGCTTCGAAAGATGCAATCCTAATGGTTGAAGGTGAAGCTAAGATCGTTCCGGAAAAAGAAGTTCTTGAAGCAATCAACTTTGGTCACGAGCAAATCAGAACTTTCTGTGCTGTTGTAGATCAAATGCAAAAAGAAGTTGGAAAGAAAAAACGTACGTACACTTCTGCTGAAGCAAACGTTACGTTATCTGCAAAAGTTAAAGCTGATTTCACAACGACTGCGAGAGCAGCTCTTGGAATCAACGATAAAATGGAACGTCAAGCAGCTGTTAGAGCTCTTAACAAAGCCGTAGCTGATCAAATTAAATTAGACCCAGCTGCATTCGGATTAAAAGACGATAAAGGCGCATCTAAAGAAGCTTACAAAGCAGTAGATGGTCTTCTATACGACATGATGAGAGCAGACATTCTTGATGAAGGAAAACGTATTGCTGGAAGAAAGTTAGACGAAGTTCGTAAAATCGAAACTGAAGTTAGCATTCTTAACCACCCACACGGATCTTCATTATTTACTCGTGGTGAAACACAAGTAATGGCAACAGTAACAGTTGGTGGATCTCTTGGGGATCAAATGCAAGACCGTATCACTGGTCTTTCATACTCTAAATTCTACTTACATTATAACTTCCCAGGATTCTCTGTTGGTGAAGCTAAAGGATCTCGTGGAGCTGGTAGACGTGAATTAGGTCACGGTAACTTAGCAGAACGCGCTCTTAAAGCTGTTATGCCATCTCAAGAAGATTTCGCTTACACAACTCGTATTGTGTGTGAAGTTTTAGAATCAAACGGATCATCTTCAATGGGTTCTGTTTGTTCAGGATCAATGGCAATGATGGACGCTGGTATTCCTATCGTTAACCCAGTTGCGGGTATCGCAATGGGATTAATCACTGATGGAAAGAGATACAAAATTCTTACAGATATTTTAGGTGATGAAGATCATCTAGGGGATTTAGACTTTAAAGTTGCTGGTACAAAAGATGGTGTAACAGCTATTCAAATGGACATCAAGATTACAGGTCTTACTCCACAAATTATCGAAGATGCTATTGGACAAGCTTACAAAGGTAGAATGACTATCCTTGCTGAAATGGCAAAAACTATTGGTTCTTCTAGAGAAGGATTCAAGCCAGGTGTTCCAACAATTATGACTGTGATGATTCCTACAGATAAAATCGGGGCACTAATCGGACCTGGTGGAAAGAACATCAAAAAACTTCAAGAAGGTTTCGCTGTTACAATCGAAATTACTGAAGAAGGGATGGTTAAAGTTCTTGGATCTGATACGGAAGTTCTTAAGACTGCAATCGCTACAATCAACATGCAAATCAATGGACCAGAAATTGGATCTGTTTACGAAGCACGTGTTGACTCGATTAAAGAATACGGAGCATTCGTTGAAATTGGTAACGGTGTTTCAGGTCTTGTTCACGTATCAGAAATGTCTGATGAGCGCGTTCAAAACCCAGCTGACTTCATTAGCGAAGGCGACATGATTAAAGTAAAAGTTATGGAAATCGACAAAATGGGAAGAATCAAATTGTCGGCAAAAGCTGTTGAATCACTAAAGAAAAAAGAAGGAAAATAG
- the dut gene encoding dUTP diphosphatase yields MFKPVTVKVKKLSHYDESFPLPSYETTGAAGADVRASLGAGEKLLIKPGERVLVTTGLSMEIPMGYEVQVRPRSGLSYKTGLMVLNSPGTIDSDYRGEVKVILGNLGKVDEVINHGDRIAQLVLAPVTQAHYEVSTDELTETARGAGGFGSTGKQ; encoded by the coding sequence GTGTTTAAACCAGTTACAGTAAAAGTTAAAAAGCTCTCTCATTATGATGAGAGCTTTCCACTTCCAAGTTATGAAACTACCGGGGCCGCGGGAGCTGATGTTCGCGCGAGCCTTGGAGCTGGTGAAAAGCTCCTGATTAAGCCGGGAGAGCGTGTATTAGTTACCACAGGTCTATCTATGGAAATTCCTATGGGGTATGAAGTGCAGGTTCGTCCACGCTCAGGACTGTCTTACAAGACAGGTCTGATGGTTTTAAACTCACCCGGTACAATCGATTCAGATTACCGTGGAGAAGTTAAAGTTATTCTTGGGAATCTAGGAAAAGTTGATGAAGTGATTAATCACGGTGACAGGATCGCTCAATTAGTTTTGGCACCTGTGACTCAAGCTCACTACGAGGTGAGCACGGATGAACTGACAGAGACAGCACGCGGAGCGGGCGGCTTTGGTTCAACTGGAAAACAATAG
- the rpsO gene encoding 30S ribosomal protein S15, giving the protein MITVAESKKITAEFGKEFGSSERDSGCTAVQVALLTTRISNLAPHFAANKHDYSGNRGLLKMIGQRKKLLAYIARTDAPKYQALIKKLGLRK; this is encoded by the coding sequence ATGATTACTGTAGCAGAATCGAAAAAAATCACAGCAGAATTTGGAAAGGAATTTGGATCGTCTGAACGCGATTCAGGATGTACAGCAGTTCAAGTTGCACTTTTAACAACTAGAATTTCTAACCTTGCTCCTCACTTCGCTGCTAACAAGCACGACTACTCTGGAAACCGTGGTCTTTTAAAGATGATTGGTCAAAGAAAAAAACTTCTAGCTTACATCGCTAGAACAGATGCTCCAAAGTACCAAGCTCTAATCAAAAAATTAGGTCTAAGAAAGTAA
- a CDS encoding ABC transporter ATP-binding protein, with the protein MLLEVKNLNIHFKSDRSDTPIHAVRDLSFSLKQGEMLGVVGESGSGKSITNLALMGLLPDSAIVTAETAKFNGVDLLNLKERQWLNIRGREVAMIFQDPMTALNPFLSIQYQLMETIQTHLKLSKKDALDRCIELLSLVGIPSPKDRLKSYPFELSGGMAQRVMIAMAISTNPKLLIADEPTTALDVTIQKQILDLIKMLQEKNNMSVILVTHDLGVVSQYSENLQVMYAGEVVESGTTYDLITHPRHPYTHALLGSRPGALVDNIRRAPKTALPSISGIVPAFHQRPIGCQFNPRCEFVTPECKQAPIPLTLVEPRHREYRCIHPIAVEAIK; encoded by the coding sequence ATGTTACTAGAAGTTAAAAATTTAAATATTCATTTTAAATCTGATAGATCAGATACACCGATTCACGCCGTTCGCGATCTTTCGTTCTCCCTTAAACAAGGTGAAATGTTAGGTGTCGTTGGTGAGTCTGGTTCGGGAAAAAGTATTACCAATCTTGCACTAATGGGATTACTTCCAGACAGTGCCATCGTTACAGCTGAAACTGCAAAATTTAACGGTGTTGATTTATTAAATCTCAAAGAGCGTCAGTGGCTAAATATTCGCGGACGTGAAGTCGCGATGATTTTCCAGGATCCAATGACAGCACTTAATCCTTTTTTATCAATTCAATATCAATTGATGGAAACGATTCAGACCCATTTAAAATTATCTAAAAAAGACGCTCTTGATAGATGTATTGAACTTTTAAGTTTGGTAGGAATTCCTTCACCAAAAGATCGTTTAAAATCTTATCCGTTCGAACTCTCAGGTGGGATGGCCCAAAGAGTGATGATCGCCATGGCGATTTCAACAAATCCTAAATTACTCATTGCCGATGAACCTACAACGGCCCTTGATGTAACAATTCAAAAACAAATTCTCGACCTGATCAAAATGCTTCAGGAAAAAAATAATATGTCGGTGATCCTGGTCACTCACGACCTTGGTGTCGTCAGTCAGTACAGTGAAAACCTGCAGGTTATGTATGCTGGTGAAGTGGTGGAATCAGGAACAACTTATGACCTGATCACTCACCCACGCCATCCTTACACGCACGCCCTGCTGGGAAGTCGCCCGGGTGCCCTTGTCGATAATATTAGACGAGCTCCTAAAACAGCTCTGCCTTCGATCTCAGGAATTGTCCCGGCCTTTCATCAAAGACCCATTGGCTGCCAGTTTAATCCTCGTTGTGAATTCGTCACACCTGAATGTAAACAAGCTCCGATTCCTTTGACGTTAGTTGAGCCAAGACATCGCGAGTATCGTTGTATTCACCCTATTGCAGTGGAGGCCATAAAATGA
- a CDS encoding polyhydroxyalkanoic acid system family protein, producing the protein MSLKIDYKQITDADQAYAKVKELITPEYIAKFQVKADINYDDVKKQVTAKGSGFKLDLCFLEKHCEVDLDLSFLLKPLKGKILEKIEGQIKKNL; encoded by the coding sequence ATGAGTTTAAAAATTGATTACAAGCAAATCACTGATGCCGATCAAGCTTATGCGAAAGTAAAAGAATTGATCACACCAGAATACATTGCAAAGTTTCAGGTTAAAGCAGACATCAACTACGATGATGTTAAAAAACAAGTCACTGCAAAAGGCAGTGGGTTTAAGTTGGACCTGTGTTTTTTAGAAAAACACTGTGAAGTTGACTTAGATCTATCTTTTCTACTAAAGCCTCTTAAAGGGAAAATTTTAGAAAAGATCGAAGGTCAGATTAAAAAGAATTTATAA
- a CDS encoding alpha/beta fold hydrolase, with the protein MIKIMLFALACVSFNAFAISETNYKSEYQEKIIPTILAFQTNTFAGQKNIPIHYATYTTNPSATRCLVILPGRSEALEKYAEVVYDLDNGALAGEFQYFLMDHRGQGSSGRMLEDKEKGHVDAFNYYVLDLKKFMDTVVKDRNCSETLLLAHSLGAGISAKFLQKYPEYFDRAALSSPMLKIQTAPYRYEVARALVVAAMIAGQGKNYGPGQKPFDPTRNFEANTFTTSPVRYDMAMDIFDLFPATKLGGVTNQWLNEVMYATAAIRAHYNDIKIPLKVFHAGIESYSDKNEMIRLCDQAPHCTRTYLETSKHEVMMDRDVNRDIVISELEKFLK; encoded by the coding sequence GTGATCAAGATAATGTTGTTTGCTCTAGCTTGTGTTTCTTTTAATGCTTTCGCAATTAGTGAGACTAATTACAAATCAGAGTATCAAGAAAAAATTATTCCCACGATTTTGGCCTTTCAGACCAACACTTTTGCAGGCCAAAAGAATATTCCTATTCATTATGCAACTTACACAACGAATCCCAGTGCGACTCGCTGTCTGGTTATTTTACCAGGGAGAAGTGAAGCGCTAGAGAAGTATGCTGAAGTTGTCTACGACCTGGATAACGGCGCTCTGGCCGGAGAGTTTCAGTATTTTCTCATGGATCACAGAGGGCAAGGCTCTTCTGGAAGAATGTTGGAAGATAAAGAAAAAGGTCACGTCGATGCTTTTAACTACTACGTACTGGATTTAAAAAAGTTTATGGATACGGTTGTGAAAGATCGCAATTGTAGTGAAACGTTATTGCTTGCTCACTCGCTAGGAGCAGGGATCAGTGCAAAGTTTTTACAAAAATACCCAGAGTATTTTGACCGTGCGGCCTTATCTTCTCCCATGCTAAAAATTCAAACGGCCCCTTATCGTTATGAAGTTGCGCGCGCTCTTGTTGTGGCAGCGATGATCGCAGGACAGGGGAAAAATTACGGGCCAGGACAAAAGCCTTTTGATCCAACAAGAAACTTTGAGGCCAATACTTTTACGACGTCACCAGTTCGTTATGACATGGCGATGGATATCTTTGATCTCTTCCCAGCGACCAAGTTAGGGGGAGTGACGAATCAGTGGTTGAATGAAGTGATGTACGCAACGGCAGCGATCCGTGCTCATTACAACGATATTAAAATTCCACTAAAAGTTTTTCACGCGGGGATTGAATCTTATTCAGATAAAAATGAAATGATTCGTTTATGTGATCAGGCCCCTCACTGCACACGCACTTATCTCGAAACATCAAAACACGAAGTCATGATGGATCGAGATGTGAATCGCGATATTGTGATCAGTGAGCTTGAGAAGTTTCTGAAATAA